In Gemmatimonadaceae bacterium, the genomic window CCCATAACTGCGCGGATGCGGGAACCCGCGTCCGAAGGTCACGAGGTCGCCGTCGGTCTCAACCATGGTCCCCGGGTGACGCAGGAAGCGCTCGACATCGGCTTCGTCCATGCCGTGGAAGATGCCGATGAACCCACCTCGCAGTTGCAACGCGATCAGCGCCTCGACTGCGGCCGCGATGGTTGCCGGACGGCCATGCGCCACGAGGTAGTCCTCCAGCGTCTTGCCGGCGAGCGACGAATCCGACGGCACCTCGCGGAACTGGATGGACGCCGGCCCCGCGCCGGACTGCTGCGTGAATCGCACCAGCATCTCGCGAACGAGCCGCGCCCTCGTCCCCACATCCGCGACGCGCCGCGCGAATGCCGCAGGGCCATCCGCCAACGCCCACGGCGGGAACATCAGGTCGGAATACGTGCTGTAGGCGGTGTACGGATAGACATCTGCTGCCACCTCCAATCCCGCCACACGCGCCGAATCGAGCAGCGCCAGGACACGCTCGCTCCATCCCCACTGCGCGGCTCCCGTCACCTTCAGGTGATTCACCTGCACGGGAATCCGCGCACGACGGCCAACCTCGAGTGCCTCGCGCGTTGCGTCGAGCACTGCGACGCCCTCATCACGCATGTGTGTGACATACAGCCCGCCGGATCGCGCTGCCACGTCAGCGAGCGCAACAAGCTCGTCCAGTGTCGCATACGTCGCCGGCACGTATTCCAGTCCCGTGGACAGCCCCAGCGCCCCTTGCTGCATGGCGGAGTCCACGAGCGCGGCCATCCACGCCAGTTCCGCAGCGGACGGGGCGCGGTTGGCGAGCCTCATGACGCGCTTGCGAATCCAGGTGTGCCCCGCGAACAACCCCACGTTCGGCGCCATGCGCACGCGCGCCCGGTACGCATCCATCGGGAATGCCTCGTCCTGCGAGTGCAGCGGCGCCAGCACGGTGGTGATGCCCTGCCGCACGAAGTTCTCGGCCTGCGGATGGTCTGCCAGGGTGACCAGGTGTGCGTGGTTGTCCCAGAAGCCCGGCGCGACCACGTGGCCGGCCACGTCCATCACGCGAGCAGCGCCATTCCGCGGCAGGGCAGCGCCGATCGCCACGATGCGATCGCCCGTGATCGCCACGTCCGCGACACGCCGTGGCGCTCCGGTACCGTCGATCACGGTCCCGCCGGTCAGCAGCAGGTCATAGGCAGGGGCTGCCTTCCCGCATCCTGCAAGCAGCGCGACCAGCATGGCTGCGCGTGTCGCATGCCTTGCGCGCGGCGCGGACTTCATGGCTGCTCCGCCGTGATGCGAAGCGCTGTCAGCTTGCCCTGCGGTCCCAGCGATACCAGCACTCGGAATCGCTCCGCGCCGAACCACGCGAAGTACTGGCGTTCCACATCATCACCGACCTCCCGCCTCGCGAGCAATTCGAGTCGCGTCGGGGCGCCCCTGCCCCGCAGCGTCGCCGTCAGGGCTGCCTTCAATCGCGGGAAGGTGGTCTGGCGCACCACCTCGAAATCGTCGAGCGCCAGCCCACCGCCGGCCACTCGCGTCAGCACCGTCCGCACCGCCGCAGTGGCCTGCGGCTCCCGATCGGGAATCGCAATGACCGGTGGCGACGACGCGGCCAGCGACGAGTCCACCAGCGCGGCGACCTGCATCGCCAGCGCGGCAGGGGCCATGGCGCGTGCATTGGAGAGCACCGCCACGGCGAGATCGTCATCCGGGAAGCGTGTGTACTGCGACACGAAGCCCTGCCAGACCCCGCCGTGCTCCTGCACGGGGTGCCCATTGGCCTCGCCGAGAAACCAGCCGAGCGCGTACGGATAGGCGCGTCCGCTGTTCAGCCGCGTGGCGGAGAGCATCAATGCCCAGCTCTCCGGACGCAGCAGCCGCCGCTGACGCACCACCTCGTTCCACGCGATCATGTCGCGGAGCGACAGCAGCATGGATCCGTCGGCGGTGGTATTCAGTCGCGGTGCCACCCACGCCGCGTGGTCCCAGCCGGTGGCGGTGGGGAGGTATCCGTGCGCGCGGTGCGGCACGACGGCGGACTCGGTGATCACGCGGATGGTCGGCATTCCCGCCGGCGTGAAGATCCGCTCGCGGAGGAACTCGTCGTACGGGCGACCGGTGACGCGCGTCACGATGATGCCAAGGAGCACGTAGCCGGTGTTGGAGTAGTTCCACCGGGCGCCGGCCGGAAATTCCAGCGGCAACGCGGAGGCCATCGCGATCAGGTCAGCGTCACTGTAGTCCTTGCGGTAGTCGAAGCGGTCGCTGGTGTAGTCCGGGACGCCGCCGGTGTGACTGAGCAGATGGCGGATGGTGATCGGTTGCCACGTGGCCGGGACTTCGGGGAGGTAGCGGCGCACGGAACTGTCGAGCGCCATGCGTCCGTCCTCCACCAGCGCCAGCACGCCAGCCGCGGTGAACTGCTTGCCGAGCGATCCGGACTGGAACATCGTCTCGTCGGTGACCGGCGTGCGGTTCTCCAGCTCCGCCACGCCAAAGCCGCGTGCCAGCAGCACCTCGCCGCGCCGCATCACGGCCACCGCGAGCCCGGGGATGCGGGCGGCGTCCATGGTGTGGCGAACGAGGGTGTCGATCGCCGCGGTGGTCGGCAGTGCCTCACGGCGCAGTGACCACGGCAGCGTGAGCGGCGCCGGGTTCGGCCAGAGCCGATCCAGCGTGCCGCCACGATAGAGCACCCCGCCCTTCATCACGCTGCTGACCGACCGCGCATTGCGGATGTCCTGCAACGGGTCGGCATCGAGCACCACCAGGTCCGCGACCTTGCCAGCCTCGATCGAACCGAGATCCGCATCGAGGCCGAGCGCGTGCGCGCCTTCGATGGTGGCGACGCGCAGGACTTCGTCAGGCCGCATGCCGCCATCCGCGAGCAGCCCCATTTCCCAATGATTCGAGAGGCCCTGCACCTCGCCGTGCCCGCCCAGGCCGATGTGACCGCCGGCGCGCAGCACCGCCACAGCGCCAGCCGCGGCGTCGCTATCGTTGAAGTCCTGCGGGGGAAACCAGAGCACGCGCGACGAGGACTTCTGGAACAGCGCCCCGTCGGGGAACCAGCGATTGATGCGGGCGTCCTGGTGCGGCCGTTCCTCGGCGAGGAGACGGTACACCGGCAGCGCACCACCGAACGCGACGACCAGCGTGGGGGTGTTGGTGATGCCGGTGCGCGCCATGAGCTGCACCACATCGTCGTGGATGGGTGCCTCGGGGATCGCGTGTTCCAGGCCGCTGAAGCCGTCCATGATGTGCGTGAGATCTTCCTTGCCGTCGGCGCCACCCTCGGTGGTCGGCATGAGACCGAGCTCTCGCGCCGCCTCCACCAGCCACTGTCGCTGCTGGCGGGATCCCGTCAGGTACGACTTGAGGTAGGCAGTCCCGTACTCGTCGCGGTAACGGCGGAGTTCGCGCCGCGCGTCATCCAGCGACTGGAAGTTCGTGCCGGCGAAGATGCCCGGTCCGGCGGACAGCACGCGGGGGCTGGGGGCACCATCCACCTCGACGAGATCGGCGAGGTCGAAGATGTCCGGCGTGACCTGCGGGTCGCGGATGGTGGTGACGCCGAGCGCGAGGTTGGCGAAGCCGTTGGTGGACTCGGGTTGCAGGAGCGGTCCCGATGGTCCCCAGTGGGCGTGCAGGTCGATGAAGCCCGGGACGATGAACTTTCCGCTCACGTCCACCACCCGCACGCCCGGTGGAGTGCGGATGCTGTCGCGCGGTCCGACGCCGACGATGCGGCCGTCGGTGACCGTCACATCGGCGTTCCTGCGCACCTCCGTGCCGCGCATGGTGATCACCGTCGCGCCCCGAAGCACGACAGTGCCGGTGACAGTGGCACGCGGCAGCGAGACCTCGAAGGCACGCGCCGGCGGCGCCGGCGCAGTGGCGCCGGCCGGCGCGTTGGCCGGCTGCGCGGTGGACGCCTGCGGCCGCGGAGCAGGACCAGTCACACGGAAGTCGCCACCGGCGGCGGCGACTTCCGCGCGTTGTGCGTCCGGCGGGAGTGCACCGGGCGGCACCAGCAGCGTGGATCGCAGCGGTGCCGTGTTCGCGATGATCGTGCGGCCATCCAGGCTCCAGGTGGGGTCGGCCCACCACGCCGGCGCCGTCGTGAGGCGCACCGGGGCCTCACGTCCGTCAGCGCGTGCCTTCCACAGGGCGCCGCCGGTCTCGTCCCACGTGACGTACGCCACCCAGCGGGCATCGGGCGACCAGGCGGGCATGAACTCCCGCGCGCGGGGCGTGTTCGTCAGTCGTCGTGGTGTACCGCTGGCATCGGTGACCCACACACGGCCCAGTGCCGAGAACGCCACGCGGCCGTTCGACGCCGTCACCTGATGCTGGACGCGTCGGGTACGCACGGCGCCGGTGTCGAGCCGCTGCGGGACGTGCAGCGTCGGCGTCACGTCGAGCGCGACGTCGACTGTGAAGGGGATGATGGTGTCGGTGCCGTCCTGGAGTCCGAGGCGGTGGATCCTGCCGCCGAAGGCCGCGAAGACGAACCGGCCGTCGGGCGAGAAGGCGGCGTTGGGCAGGACGTCGCGCGACGCGCGCGCCTCGAGCTGATGGCGGTCCACCGGGTACGCCAGCCAGCGCTCCGCACCCGTGGCGAGGTGTCGTGCGCGCAGTCCCGTCTGTCCTTCGCGCACGGTGGCGTAGACCAGCGTGCTGCCGTCCGGCGAGAGCATCGGTTTCATGGCCGGCGTACCCTCGACCGGCATCGGCGTCGCGGCGCCGCCGCTGGCCGGGATGCGCATCAGCATGCTCGTCGCGCCATTGCGGCTGCCATACGGGCGCGGCGTGACGGAGGTGAACCAGACACTCGCGCCATCGGGGGCAGGCCAGGCGCCGTACGGGCCTGGCGCCGGTGCCGAGACGAGCGGTTGTGCCGGGCCATTCGCGTTGGCAACCAGTCGACTGCCTTCACCGGTCGTGACATCGAAGCGCCACAACTCGGCCGTGCGCGTCACATGCGGGTCGGTGACGGTCACGAGGATGGCGCGGCCGTCGGACGACCAGGCCGGTGAGAGCATCCCTGATCGCGGGAGGCGGCTCACTGGTCGTGGGTCACGACCGTCCGCGGTGGCCACCCAGATGTTGTCGGACCCGCTCGCGTCGCTGATGAACGCCAGCTGCGCTCCATCAGGGGAGAGACGGGGCTGCGACTGGAAGGCGCGCCCGGTGAGGAGCGGCCGCGCCTGACCGCCCTCGACCGGCAGGCGGTAGATGTCTCCCAGCAGTTCGAAGACCAGTGCACGCCCGTCCCGGGTGACGTCGAGCGAGACCCACGTGCCTTCCGTGGTGGTGAACGCCACGCGGCGCACCGGTGGATGGTCCTGCGCACACACGGTGGCGGGTATCGTCGTGGCGGCCATCGACCAGGTGCTGACCAACTGCACGACGGCCACTGCGGCAGCGCGGCTACGATGGATCACGGTTCGGAACTCCTCGACGCGTGCGAGGGGGAAGCGACGTCACGGGGCGCACCAGGCACTCCACCAGCCGAAAAGGTCGCCTGACACGCAGCGGAGCGCACGGGCTGCTGCATCGTGGCAAGCGGAATCGCCGTCGCCTCGACGCAGCGGGCGACACCAGGCGACACCGATGACGGACGGACGCCCGCGTCAGGCACTCGCCATGCCCGCCTCCTGCATCCGCCACGCGCTGGCTCCGGGACGCCCGGGCTTATTTCACCAGCCGGCTCCCGACCACCTTGCGATTGCGGCAAGCGGGAGCGGTGCCGTTCCGGCCGTGGCGGTCAGTCCGTGGCCAGGTACCGCTCGATCCCGTCCAGCACCCGCTGCAGCCCCCAGTCGAAACTCTCGTCCATCGTGCGCTGCTTGCCGTCCCGGGTGGGGAGCGACGAGCCCTCCGTGATCCCGCCCGAGGTCGACGTCAGGATCCCGGAGAGCATGGGATATCGCGGGTCGCCGATCGCGCGACTGAGATCGGCCCCGACCGCCGCGGCCCACTGTTCCGGCGTCACACCACGCGCGGTCGCGCGGCTGAGCGAGATGATGGTGTCCGCACTGCCATGCACGTAGCCGTGCACCACGCTCAGCACGTCCATCATGTCCTCGGGCGTGAGGCCGGTGTGGGCGATGGTGCGCAGGAACGCCTCGTGCCAGCTCAGCCAGTTCGGGCCATGCGGCGCCGCGACGAACGGCAGCTCGGCCAGCCACGGACGTGCACAGAGCATCTCGCGCTTGGCGCAGGCCCAGTGCCGGATCTCCGCGCGCCACCCCTCGTGCGGGCCGTCGCGCCGCGGTGGTGCGCCGAGTGCCGCATCCACCGCGGCGTCCACCAGTGCTTCCTTGTTCGGGAAGTAGCGGTAGAGCGCCATCGGCGTGTAGCCGAGCTGCGCGGCGACGGCGTGCATGGTGAGTGCCGCGAGATCACCCTCGTCCGCGACGCGGATGGCGGCGGCCACCACGTCATCACGACTCAGCGCCGCCTTCGGGCCACGCGTCGCCTTGTGCGGCGTGTCCCACAGCAACTCGCTGCGCTTGCGGATTTCCTCGGCGTCGAAGGCAACGCCTGATGCCGCCGGGTGCGTCGGCTCGGCCGTGCCGCGCCGTGGTGCCGCCTTGGTGGTGCCCTTCCGGCCCTTCGCTGCGGGACGTGCCGCCATGTCGCTCCGGTTTTCAGCCCGCCCATTGACAGGCCTGAAACTGTGTATATCGTATACTCGTAACAGTGTATGACGTAAACATAGCCCACCTCACGGAGCCTGACAATGTCACAGCCCACCTCGGCACCCACCCGGATCGCCCGCACCGCACGCCGCGCCGCCGGCACCCTGACCCCACTGGCGCTGGCAGCCGCCCTCGCGGCCACGGCAAGCTCATCCATTGCGCAGGGTGCGCCGGCGCAGCCGGTGGAGCGGTCCCGGTTCGAGTGCATCGTCTCCTCGGGCGGCCTGCTGCCCACCGGCGACCAGCGGGATGCCCTGAAGCGTGCCAACATGACGCTTGCCCAGGCGTCGTTCGCGGTCTGGCCGAACCTGGCCGTGACGGCGTCCATGGGCTGGGCGCGGAGCCGCGACATCGCGACGACCGGAGCGCCGAAGCTCGACGTGTTCACCTACGACGTGGGCGCGGAGCTGCGCGCGGATCGCTGGCTGTCGGGCCGGGCACTGACCTTCACGCCGTTCGCCGGCGGCGGCGCAGGCGGGCGCAGCTACAACTATCGCAGCCTCGACGTGGATGCATCGCACAACCTGGCGGCGTACGGCAGCGCCGGCGGTGAGCTCGGCTACCGTCGCATCCGGTTCCGCGTGGAGGCCCGCGACTACGTCTCCGGCTTCACGCCACTGACGGGAACGGGCACCGCTGCACGACGGAACGACGTGAGCGTGATGGCCGGGTTCCGCATCACGACGCACTGACCATGGCGCCGATGCGCGCCGCGCCCCGATCGGGCTGGCTGGTGCCGGCGGGGCTGATCGCACTGGGTGTCGTTCCGGCGCTGGCCGGAGCGGCACGGGTGCTGGAGCTGGTGCGCGGTGCGGTCGTCACCGCCGCCAACGCACGCTTCTTCGACATGCCAGAGCCGGTGGTGCTGCACATCACCGCTGTCATTCCGTTCAGCGTACTCGGCGCACTGCAGGTCTCGCCGGCGCTGCGTGCGCGGCACCCGAGGTGGCACCGGGGCGCCGGGCAGGGTGTGCTGGCGTGCGGCTTCATCGCCGCGCTGACGGGGCTGTGGATGACACTGACCTATCCATGGCCGCGCGGCGACGGCGTGGTGCTGTACGTCGAGCGGCTCGTGGTCGGCATCGCGATGCTCGGGTGCCTGCTGCTGGCGACCGGCGCGATCCGGCGACGCGCCTTCGCCGTGCACGGCGAGTGGATGATCCGCGCCTATGCGATCGGCATGGGCGCGGGGACGCAGGTGCTGACCCACCTGCCGTACTTCGTGCTGGTCGGGCGGCCGGACGAGACGGGTCGGGCCGTGCTGATGGGCGCGGGGTGGGCGATCAACGTGGTGGTGGCGGAGTGGATCATCCGGCGCGGGAGCCTCAGTCGATCGCCCATCCCGCGAGCAGCTTGTTGATGCCGCCCACCGACCCCGTCTCGAGTGGTGCCTTCAGCGTGCTCACGTAGTTCGGGTAGTTGCCGGCGCCCTGGAACACGATCGGCTTGCGCGTGCCGTCGGGCAGGATCGCCACGCCCGTGATGTCGTAGTTCGCCGGCACGAGGTCGTTCAGGTCGTCGTTGTGGGTGATGGCCGCGGCCTTCCAGGCCCGCTCGATCACCACCGGCGCCAGCACACGGCCATCGATCGAACGGCTCGTGGCCGTCGCGGTGAACACGAGCCGCGTGCCATCCGGTGGTTCCACCGAGCTGCGTTTCAGGTCGCTGCGGTAGGTCTGGAATCCCATCCCGACCGACATCCCGTACCAGTGCGTGTGGTTGTTCGGGCTCGGCTGGCCGGCGGCGTATCGCGTGGCGCCGGTGACCTTCCACGTGAAGTGCTGCGTGATGCCATCGTCGGCGTCCTGGTTCTTGTTCCAGTTGCTGCCGACCGGCTCGAGTTGCAGCGCGAACTGCGCCGAGCCGAAGGTCACGGTGATGCGCGACGTGGAGAACGAGTACTGCCCGGGCGCGACCCGCTGGCGATACGTGCCATCGGGACGCACCACGGGGCTGTAGCTGACGTTCGCGCCGGCCATGGTGATGCCGTTGATGCGGATGGCGATGTCGGTGATCTCACCGCGCAGCGGCGTGCCGTCGGCCATCGTCACGCGGCCGCTGATGACGTTCGCCGGCGGTGCGGTGACGGTGGTGCGCGGCGGCAGCGCGGTTCCGGAGACGAGCGCGCACAGTGAGAGCGCGAACATGGACATGGAAGGTGCAGGGATCACGGGTCAGCCCGGGTGAGATGTGGAGGTCGCCGTGCGCGCGTCAGTTCCCGCCGCCGGCGGCAACCATGTTGCCTCCACCCGCCGCGACCATCTGGCCGGCGGCGTTCACCGCGATCAGCGTGCTGCCGTCGTTGCCGATCAGGCTCGCCCCGTCATTGCCCACCAGCGACGAGCCATTCCACGTGTAGGTGCCTGGCCTGCCTGCGATCGCCACCACGGCACCGCGCCGGAGCGCCGCCGTTGCGATGCTGGTGCGCGGCGCCGAGCCGGCGAACCACTGCTGGTTGCGTGCCCCGCCCGCCCACTGCCGGTTGCGATCGCCACTGCACGGCCAGAGGATGACCGGGCGGTTGCCGCCGTTGTTCTGGCCGAACCACCCCGCACCGCTCAGGTCCACGCAGTACCCCGAGTTGTGGCCGATCTTGCTGTTGGCCCAGACCGCGAAGTTCTGCGTGGCCACGTCGCCGTTGCAGGTGCGGAGCCGCAGCTGTGCCCCCTGCGCACGCCCATCCGAGGCCACGCAGTAGTTCGTGCCCTGCAGCCTGATGACACCATTCGTCACCACGAACTTCTCGTTGGCGCCACCGCCGCAGTACCACCCGATGATGCGCGCCCCCTCGATCACGCCGCCTTCCACGTTCATGCACACGCCACCGACACCGCTGAACACGGTCTGGGCGCCGGCGACCGTCGGTGCACTTCCTGCCACAGCGGCGACGAGCGCCAGCACTCCTGCGAGCTTCTTCATGGGAACTCCGGTGTTTGGGTTGGGACGGTTGCGTGGTGCAATGCGAGGCGCCGAGGCGCTGATCGCGGGGGAATCACGGTGTCTGGTGGCGCGGCAGGTGGCGCGGCAGGTGGCGTGGCAGGTGGCGCGGCAGGTGGCGTGGCAGTGGGCGTCGGCGCCGCCGCCTGGACCTCGCCCTGCGTGAGCGGGATGCCCCGGATCACGGTCGCGGCACCGACCTTCAGTGCCGCCTCCCCCGTGGCCGCCTTGTCGAGCGTGAACACGAGCTCGAATCGCGAGCGCTCGAGCGGCGGCACGGTCAGCACGCCCTGCGCGGCCCCCTCGCGAACCCGGACCGACACGCGCGGCAGGCGGCGGCCGGTGCCATCCACCAGCACGAACGCGCTGTCGGGCGGCACGGGGAGCGTGACCGCCGCCTCGCCCGTGTTACGGAGAAACAGGTGAAGTCGCACCACCACGCCGGGAACGAGGTCCACGGTCGGGACGGCAGCCTGCAGGTCGCCGAACGGCACCGAGACGCCACCGGCCGCCGGGACGTCGATGCTGGCCGCACGGGTGAGCGCCACGTCGGCCGACATCGACGCGATCCGCTGCGCCGCACGGGCGAGCACACCCTGCGCGCTCGCGACCGCGGTCGGGAGGCACAGGAGCGCCACCAGGCGGGACACAGGCCGCCCTCGGTGGCATCGCATGAGACCGCTGCCTATCATGGCTCTGTACCGAATTGGGGGAGATGATGCGTCGTACCGGGAAAGCAGGAACCGGCCGCGAATCGGCTCATGCCGCTGCCGGCGCCAACCGCCGTGGGGTGACGTGACGGCGTCCGGACCGGTCGACCTGACGGGGTACGTGGTGCCCGGCGCCTCGCTCGAGCGGAGCGCCCTGGATGCGCTGCTGCCGGCGGTGTACGGCGAGCTCCGCGCACTGGCCGCGCGACATCTGCGTGCCGAGCGCCCGGACCACACCCTGCAGCCCACGGCGCTGGTCCACGAGGCCTACCTGCGCATCGCCGCCGTACCACAGGTGAGTGTGCTGGATCGCAGCCAGTTCTTCGGGCTTGCGGCGCAGATGATGCGCCGGATCCTGGTCAACCACGCCGAGTCGCGGCAGGCAGCGAAGCGCGGCGGCGGGGCGACACGCGTCACGCTCGACGACTCGGTCTCGTGGGGTGGCGGGCAGGCGCTCGACCTGGTGGAACTGGACGACGCGCTCACGCGCCTCGCCGCGATCAGCCCGCGGCAGGCGCAGGTGGTGGAACTGCGCTTCTTCGCCGGCCTCGGCATCGACGAGGCATCGACGGTGCTCGGCATCTCGCCGGCGACACTCAAGCGCGAGTGGACGCTGGCGCGCGCGTGGCTGCGCGACGCACTGCGCGCCGACTGACCTCACGCCGTGACCGCGCCATCCTGGGAGGAGGTGTCCGCGCTCTTCCACGCCGCTCTCGACCAGCCCGACGCGACCCGCACGGCGTTCGTCCAGTCCCGCAGCCGACACGATGCCGCGCTGGGCGCACGCGTCATGGCGCTGCTGTCGGAGCATGAATCACCGGATGACTTCCTCGCGGTGCCCGCGGCGGCGCTCGCGCTCGACGAGGTGAGCGAGCCGCTCCCATCGAACGGGCGCATCGGGCCGTACAAGCTGCTGCGCGAGATCGGGCGCGGCGGCATGGGTGCGGTGTACCTCGCAGACCGCGACGACGGCGAGTACCGGCAGCAGGTCGCCCTGAAGCTGGTCAAGCGCGGGATGGACACCGACCGGATCGTGGCGCGCTTCCGCCAGGAGCGACAGCTGCTTGCCGCGCTCGACCACCCGAACATCGCACGCCTGCTCGATGGCGGCACCACCGCCGACGGCCGGCCGTACGTGGTGATGGAGCACGTGGATGGCACCGGGATCCGCGAGTATTGCGAGCGCCGGTCGCCCTCGATCGACGAGCGGCTGGCGCTGTTCCGCACCCTCTGCGCCGCAGTGCAGCACGCGCACCAGAACCTGATCGTGCACCGCGACATCAAGGCTGCGAACGTGCTGGTGACGGCCGGCGGCGTGCCGAAGCTGCTCGACTTCGGCATCGCACGGCTCCTGGATGCCACCGGCGCCGAGGGCGCGACGGCCACCGAGACGCTGCACGCCCTCACACCGGAGTACGCCAGCCCGGAGCAGCTGCTCGGCGCCCCGCTCTCGACCAGCACTGACGTCTACTCGCTGGGTGTGCTGTTGTACGAGCTGCTCACGGACCAGCGGCCGTTCGCGACGGCTGGTCGCAGCCTGGCCGAGATCACGCGGCTGGTGCGCGAGACCGAGCCGCCCCTGCCGAGTATCGTGGTCGCACGACGCGACGCCACCCTCGCACGCCGGCTGCGCGGTGACCTCGACACGATCGTGCTGATGGCGCTGCACAAGGATCCGGCGCGCCGCTACCGCTCCGTCGAGCAGCTCTCCGAGGACGTGCGCCGGCATCTCGACCGGCTGCCGGTGGTGGCGCAGCGTGACCGCGCGTCGTACCGGCTGATGAAGTTCGTGCGACGGAACCGCGTCGGCGTGACAGCGGCGACGCTCGCGTCACTCGCGCTGCTCGGTGGCACGACCGCCGCGCTCTGGCAGGCGCGGATCGCCCGGACCGAGCGCGCACGGTCGGACCGGCGCTTTGCCGAGGTGCGTTCGCTGGCCACGTCGTTCCTGTTCGACATCAACGATGCGCTGGTGACCCTGAAGGGGTCCACGCCGACGCGCGCCCTGCTGGTGAAGCGTGCGCTGGAGTCGCTGGATGGCCTCGCGAAGGAGGCCCCCGGCGACCCCGCGCTGCAGCGCGACCTGGCCGCCGCCTACGTGCGCGTCGGCGCGGTCCAGGGCAACTCGTCCACGTCGAACCTCGGTGACACACCGGGTGCGCTGCGCAGCTACGAGCGCGCGGTGGCGCTGCTCGATGCGATCCCGGCCAGCCAGGCACGCGACACCAGCATCCTGCAGGTGACGTGGCAGGCGCACGAGGGCCTGGCCAACATGCGCAACATCACCGGCGACCTGCCGGCGGCGATCCAGAGCTTCGGCCGCGCGCGCGACGTGCTGCGGATGCTGGCCGCCGCCGCGCCAGGCAGCACCGAGCACCCGCGCATGCTGGCGATGGTGCTGCGTGAGCTCGGAGAG contains:
- a CDS encoding D-aminoacylase produces the protein MKSAPRARHATRAAMLVALLAGCGKAAPAYDLLLTGGTVIDGTGAPRRVADVAITGDRIVAIGAALPRNGAARVMDVAGHVVAPGFWDNHAHLVTLADHPQAENFVRQGITTVLAPLHSQDEAFPMDAYRARVRMAPNVGLFAGHTWIRKRVMRLANRAPSAAELAWMAALVDSAMQQGALGLSTGLEYVPATYATLDELVALADVAARSGGLYVTHMRDEGVAVLDATREALEVGRRARIPVQVNHLKVTGAAQWGWSERVLALLDSARVAGLEVAADVYPYTAYSTYSDLMFPPWALADGPAAFARRVADVGTRARLVREMLVRFTQQSGAGPASIQFREVPSDSSLAGKTLEDYLVAHGRPATIAAAVEALIALQLRGGFIGIFHGMDEADVERFLRHPGTMVETDGDLVTFGRGFPHPRSYGSFPRVLERYVRERKVFTLEAAVQRMTSMPAQWLGIRDRGTLAVGQKADVVVFDAAQVADRATYTEPHQWPAGIVMVAVNGAVVLEGGTMTGALPGVFLARGRAPRR
- a CDS encoding serine hydrolase, which gives rise to MIHRSRAAAVAVVQLVSTWSMAATTIPATVCAQDHPPVRRVAFTTTEGTWVSLDVTRDGRALVFELLGDIYRLPVEGGQARPLLTGRAFQSQPRLSPDGAQLAFISDASGSDNIWVATADGRDPRPVSRLPRSGMLSPAWSSDGRAILVTVTDPHVTRTAELWRFDVTTGEGSRLVANANGPAQPLVSAPAPGPYGAWPAPDGASVWFTSVTPRPYGSRNGATSMLMRIPASGGAATPMPVEGTPAMKPMLSPDGSTLVYATVREGQTGLRARHLATGAERWLAYPVDRHQLEARASRDVLPNAAFSPDGRFVFAAFGGRIHRLGLQDGTDTIIPFTVDVALDVTPTLHVPQRLDTGAVRTRRVQHQVTASNGRVAFSALGRVWVTDASGTPRRLTNTPRAREFMPAWSPDARWVAYVTWDETGGALWKARADGREAPVRLTTAPAWWADPTWSLDGRTIIANTAPLRSTLLVPPGALPPDAQRAEVAAAGGDFRVTGPAPRPQASTAQPANAPAGATAPAPPARAFEVSLPRATVTGTVVLRGATVITMRGTEVRRNADVTVTDGRIVGVGPRDSIRTPPGVRVVDVSGKFIVPGFIDLHAHWGPSGPLLQPESTNGFANLALGVTTIRDPQVTPDIFDLADLVEVDGAPSPRVLSAGPGIFAGTNFQSLDDARRELRRYRDEYGTAYLKSYLTGSRQQRQWLVEAARELGLMPTTEGGADGKEDLTHIMDGFSGLEHAIPEAPIHDDVVQLMARTGITNTPTLVVAFGGALPVYRLLAEERPHQDARINRWFPDGALFQKSSSRVLWFPPQDFNDSDAAAGAVAVLRAGGHIGLGGHGEVQGLSNHWEMGLLADGGMRPDEVLRVATIEGAHALGLDADLGSIEAGKVADLVVLDADPLQDIRNARSVSSVMKGGVLYRGGTLDRLWPNPAPLTLPWSLRREALPTTAAIDTLVRHTMDAARIPGLAVAVMRRGEVLLARGFGVAELENRTPVTDETMFQSGSLGKQFTAAGVLALVEDGRMALDSSVRRYLPEVPATWQPITIRHLLSHTGGVPDYTSDRFDYRKDYSDADLIAMASALPLEFPAGARWNYSNTGYVLLGIIVTRVTGRPYDEFLRERIFTPAGMPTIRVITESAVVPHRAHGYLPTATGWDHAAWVAPRLNTTADGSMLLSLRDMIAWNEVVRQRRLLRPESWALMLSATRLNSGRAYPYALGWFLGEANGHPVQEHGGVWQGFVSQYTRFPDDDLAVAVLSNARAMAPAALAMQVAALVDSSLAASSPPVIAIPDREPQATAAVRTVLTRVAGGGLALDDFEVVRQTTFPRLKAALTATLRGRGAPTRLELLARREVGDDVERQYFAWFGAERFRVLVSLGPQGKLTALRITAEQP
- a CDS encoding TetR/AcrR family transcriptional regulator C-terminal domain-containing protein; amino-acid sequence: MAARPAAKGRKGTTKAAPRRGTAEPTHPAASGVAFDAEEIRKRSELLWDTPHKATRGPKAALSRDDVVAAAIRVADEGDLAALTMHAVAAQLGYTPMALYRYFPNKEALVDAAVDAALGAPPRRDGPHEGWRAEIRHWACAKREMLCARPWLAELPFVAAPHGPNWLSWHEAFLRTIAHTGLTPEDMMDVLSVVHGYVHGSADTIISLSRATARGVTPEQWAAAVGADLSRAIGDPRYPMLSGILTSTSGGITEGSSLPTRDGKQRTMDESFDWGLQRVLDGIERYLATD
- a CDS encoding DUF2306 domain-containing protein, whose protein sequence is MRAAPRSGWLVPAGLIALGVVPALAGAARVLELVRGAVVTAANARFFDMPEPVVLHITAVIPFSVLGALQVSPALRARHPRWHRGAGQGVLACGFIAALTGLWMTLTYPWPRGDGVVLYVERLVVGIAMLGCLLLATGAIRRRAFAVHGEWMIRAYAIGMGAGTQVLTHLPYFVLVGRPDETGRAVLMGAGWAINVVVAEWIIRRGSLSRSPIPRAAC
- a CDS encoding RICIN domain-containing protein, which gives rise to MKKLAGVLALVAAVAGSAPTVAGAQTVFSGVGGVCMNVEGGVIEGARIIGWYCGGGANEKFVVTNGVIRLQGTNYCVASDGRAQGAQLRLRTCNGDVATQNFAVWANSKIGHNSGYCVDLSGAGWFGQNNGGNRPVILWPCSGDRNRQWAGGARNQQWFAGSAPRTSIATAALRRGAVVAIAGRPGTYTWNGSSLVGNDGASLIGNDGSTLIAVNAAGQMVAAGGGNMVAAGGGN
- a CDS encoding RNA polymerase subunit sigma-70, which gives rise to MALYRIGGDDASYRESRNRPRIGSCRCRRQPPWGDVTASGPVDLTGYVVPGASLERSALDALLPAVYGELRALAARHLRAERPDHTLQPTALVHEAYLRIAAVPQVSVLDRSQFFGLAAQMMRRILVNHAESRQAAKRGGGATRVTLDDSVSWGGGQALDLVELDDALTRLAAISPRQAQVVELRFFAGLGIDEASTVLGISPATLKREWTLARAWLRDALRAD